One window of Bacteroidales bacterium genomic DNA carries:
- a CDS encoding discoidin domain-containing protein has translation MKNRLLFFSIVTTILLSSCAKMNDKHDDFLARGETVYIGKVDSVRALPGRERLLLKYWLSDPRAKTLTLTWGTNNANSRVLTIDPHNPSDELEVSFEGENALSEGNYTFNWVSMDDHGNKSMVLETLASVYGPLYQEKLLNRRVTETNINDGGDILVTWAGSSSEEEIGVELFYTNRSGEPVTEFYTSFLNNQLTMDDADYTKGVSYRTLYKPDPNAIDTFYTDIISMDITKIVNVSVGKPVTVGSVHQDNPASFGGENAVDGNYATSAPRWISGDADGTHWIEIDLQGEYAVNGFMSWNGNGNYTSYPLSDITLSVWDGTDWVRVFSVTGNTEGIVGGNFNSVTTEKVKFESASKTRIYEIEIYSIIRY, from the coding sequence ATGAAAAATAGATTATTGTTTTTTTCAATCGTCACAACCATATTATTAAGTAGTTGTGCGAAAATGAATGATAAACATGATGATTTTCTTGCACGGGGAGAAACTGTTTATATCGGAAAGGTCGATTCTGTAAGAGCTCTTCCGGGAAGAGAAAGGTTATTATTAAAATATTGGTTAAGCGATCCCAGGGCAAAAACCCTAACATTAACCTGGGGTACCAATAATGCTAATTCCAGGGTACTTACTATTGATCCCCACAATCCTTCGGATGAACTGGAAGTATCATTCGAAGGCGAAAACGCCCTAAGTGAGGGAAATTACACATTCAACTGGGTATCCATGGATGATCACGGTAATAAATCTATGGTACTGGAAACATTGGCAAGTGTGTACGGACCATTATATCAGGAAAAGTTATTGAACAGAAGGGTTACCGAAACCAATATCAATGATGGAGGTGATATTCTGGTCACCTGGGCCGGATCTTCTTCTGAAGAAGAAATCGGAGTCGAATTGTTCTATACAAACAGGTCCGGTGAACCCGTTACTGAGTTTTATACAAGCTTCCTTAATAATCAGTTAACCATGGATGATGCTGATTACACAAAAGGTGTTAGTTATAGAACGTTGTACAAACCTGATCCGAATGCCATCGATACATTCTATACGGATATTATCTCAATGGACATTACCAAGATAGTAAATGTTTCGGTAGGTAAACCTGTTACAGTCGGTAGTGTACATCAAGATAATCCGGCTTCTTTCGGAGGAGAAAATGCAGTTGACGGGAATTATGCGACAAGTGCACCAAGATGGATATCAGGAGATGCCGACGGAACACACTGGATTGAAATAGACTTACAAGGCGAATATGCGGTTAATGGTTTTATGTCTTGGAATGGGAACGGAAATTATACGTCTTACCCCTTGTCTGATATTACTCTCAGTGTATGGGATGGAACTGATTGGGTACGGGTTTTCAGTGTTACGGGAAATACAGAGGGAATAGTAGGTGGCAACTTCAATTCTGTAACAACCGAAAAAGTTAAATTCGAATCAGCATCAAAAACCAGAATATATGAAATAGAGATTTATAGTATTATCAGATATTAA
- a CDS encoding DUF4959 domain-containing protein yields MKTYIIFFIGLFLLAACSEDPIGQYPVDDTPPSPINKESVQVSNFPGGSTISYELPDETDLLYVKTKFTLPNGEVQDIRASSFTNYITVKGFAKKQQYTLQLIAVDRSQNESEPVEVTIEPEDAIIFDIVRSINYEVARGGFKMTWENAIQDEVTVTILKKNETGNFELVDAIYSSEKNAKRAVRGQDAVMTTFGVFAKDTYNNYSDTLEFSLEPLFEMQLDNKNFVAMPKLASFVLHGWSNSSMSVMWDDVLVAGSSSGQVYYIQASDINAYFTIDLGVTAQLSRFRMWGRNDYYFRLHNPRDFYIMGSNSLAVAQNAASADSEWIHLLDCESYRPSGLDSSQEATEEDYSYAAAGEEFEFPEDAPAVRYIRFRVRETWGGSNGLHVAELRFWGEPVN; encoded by the coding sequence ATGAAAACATATATCATATTTTTTATAGGGCTTTTCCTGCTTGCAGCTTGCTCGGAAGATCCTATCGGACAATATCCTGTAGATGATACCCCGCCCTCTCCGATAAACAAGGAGAGTGTTCAGGTAAGTAATTTTCCGGGAGGATCTACTATTTCATACGAATTACCCGACGAAACCGACCTTTTGTATGTAAAAACAAAATTCACGCTTCCTAACGGAGAAGTGCAGGATATCAGGGCCTCAAGTTTCACCAATTATATCACAGTCAAGGGATTTGCAAAAAAACAGCAGTATACTTTGCAATTAATTGCTGTAGATAGAAGTCAGAATGAATCCGAACCTGTCGAGGTCACTATTGAACCCGAAGATGCTATTATTTTTGATATTGTCAGAAGTATCAATTACGAAGTAGCCCGTGGCGGATTCAAAATGACATGGGAGAATGCTATACAGGATGAGGTCACCGTAACCATATTGAAAAAAAATGAAACCGGAAATTTCGAACTGGTAGATGCCATTTATTCATCTGAAAAAAATGCCAAAAGGGCTGTCAGAGGACAAGATGCCGTTATGACTACATTTGGTGTTTTTGCTAAAGATACCTATAATAATTATAGTGATACGCTTGAATTTTCCCTAGAACCATTGTTTGAAATGCAACTGGACAACAAAAATTTTGTGGCTATGCCCAAACTTGCCAGCTTTGTTCTACATGGTTGGAGTAATTCCAGTATGAGTGTCATGTGGGATGACGTTCTGGTTGCCGGCTCTTCATCCGGACAAGTTTATTATATCCAGGCCAGTGATATAAATGCCTACTTTACAATAGATTTGGGAGTAACGGCTCAATTATCGAGGTTCAGGATGTGGGGTAGAAATGATTATTATTTCAGATTACATAACCCCAGGGATTTCTACATAATGGGAAGCAACTCTCTTGCTGTTGCTCAAAATGCAGCCAGTGCTGATAGCGAATGGATCCATCTGCTGGATTGTGAGTCATACCGTCCTTCAGGCTTAGATTCGAGCCAGGAGGCTACTGAGGAAGATTATTCATATGCTGCAGCCGGAGAAGAATTCGAATTCCCTGAGGATGCTCCGGCAGTAAGGTATATACGTTTCAGGGTAAGAGAAACATGGGGCGGAAGCAATGGCTTGCATGTTGCTGAATTAAGATTCTGGGGTGAACCTGTTAATTAA
- a CDS encoding RagB/SusD family nutrient uptake outer membrane protein, whose amino-acid sequence MKRIYYIFFVLLCCSCDSYLDIVPDNIATIDYAFRDRAGAESYLTTCYTWLPVIGDPRYDPAIMGGDDTWSLYDSWANSKTGNFAGFFLKQQQNSNTPYFNFWEGSVQGKALFQGIRDCNIFLENIHKVGPDLNEDDRNRWVAEVKFLKAYYHYYLLRAYGPIPLIKESLPVDAGIDETKVYRDKFDDCVDYIVQLINEAVPYLPLIIFDTSNEMRRITQPIALSIKAEILVTAASPLFNNNPDYAGFQDNRGEKLFESSLTEKQKWERAKDACKNAIDTVRLAQQFKLYTFNQSVFYSSYSGISDTSKLLMTLRTVVTEKWNSETIWGTLNDLTSCTLPHFLVSHTTLAATEPVIAPTMRMVELFYSNNGVPIDEDINYDYENRFKTDVAPVSHKYYIYRDTTSGYPTAKINMNREPRFYANLGFDGGYWLGNGRKVDFDQSPEDQRAWVTYMLKGKPSGNYMGLRYSITGYLVKKGSHIETQVNSAGTSLNTVQSTFPIMRLADLYLLYAEALNESLDVPSQEVYDYVDSIRYRAGLQGVVDSWRQYSKYSEKPNSKTGMREIIQKERMIELAFEGKRFWDLRRWLLAETEMNRAVRAWNIMGTVPEDYYNLITLYNLQFSKKEYLWPIRHGELLKNTNLVQNPGW is encoded by the coding sequence ATGAAACGGATTTATTATATATTTTTCGTATTATTATGTTGCTCTTGTGATAGTTATCTGGATATCGTCCCGGATAATATAGCAACTATCGATTATGCTTTTCGCGACAGGGCCGGAGCAGAATCATACCTTACCACTTGCTACACCTGGCTGCCCGTTATAGGTGATCCGCGCTATGATCCTGCCATAATGGGAGGTGATGATACCTGGTCTTTATATGACTCCTGGGCCAATTCGAAAACGGGAAATTTCGCCGGGTTTTTCCTAAAACAGCAACAAAATTCCAATACACCTTATTTCAATTTTTGGGAAGGATCTGTTCAGGGAAAAGCGTTGTTCCAGGGTATCAGGGATTGTAATATATTTCTTGAGAATATACATAAGGTAGGACCCGATTTGAATGAAGATGACAGAAATCGTTGGGTTGCCGAAGTAAAGTTCTTAAAGGCATATTATCATTACTATCTGTTACGGGCATACGGGCCGATCCCTTTAATAAAAGAAAGTTTGCCTGTAGATGCCGGCATTGACGAAACAAAGGTATATCGGGATAAATTTGACGATTGTGTGGATTACATTGTGCAATTAATCAATGAAGCTGTTCCATATCTTCCCCTGATTATTTTCGATACATCGAATGAAATGCGCAGGATCACTCAACCCATAGCATTATCTATAAAAGCAGAAATATTGGTTACTGCTGCCAGTCCTTTATTCAATAATAACCCGGATTATGCCGGATTTCAAGATAACAGGGGAGAGAAACTATTTGAAAGCAGTCTTACTGAAAAACAAAAATGGGAAAGAGCAAAAGATGCCTGCAAAAATGCTATCGATACCGTCAGACTTGCCCAACAGTTTAAATTGTATACATTTAACCAATCTGTTTTTTACTCTTCTTATAGTGGCATTTCCGATACCAGTAAGTTGCTGATGACCTTAAGAACAGTAGTAACTGAAAAATGGAACAGTGAAACTATCTGGGGAACACTCAACGATTTGACCAGTTGTACCCTTCCTCATTTTTTAGTATCGCATACGACGCTTGCGGCAACGGAACCTGTTATTGCACCTACCATGCGGATGGTTGAACTTTTCTATTCCAATAATGGAGTGCCTATCGATGAAGATATAAATTATGATTATGAAAATCGGTTTAAAACAGATGTTGCCCCCGTGAGTCATAAATATTATATTTACAGGGATACTACCAGCGGTTATCCGACAGCCAAAATCAACATGAACCGTGAACCCAGGTTCTATGCTAACCTTGGTTTTGACGGAGGATACTGGCTGGGGAACGGCAGAAAAGTAGATTTCGACCAGTCTCCTGAAGATCAGAGGGCTTGGGTCACTTACATGTTAAAAGGAAAACCATCCGGAAACTATATGGGGCTAAGGTATTCTATAACTGGCTATCTTGTAAAAAAAGGCTCCCATATCGAGACACAAGTCAACAGTGCCGGAACCTCTTTAAATACAGTTCAGTCTACTTTCCCGATCATGCGTCTGGCCGATCTGTATTTATTGTACGCAGAAGCTTTAAATGAGAGCCTTGACGTTCCAAGCCAGGAAGTATATGATTATGTAGACAGCATCAGGTATAGAGCCGGATTACAAGGCGTTGTTGATAGCTGGAGACAATATTCCAAATATTCTGAAAAGCCGAACAGTAAAACCGGTATGCGGGAAATCATTCAAAAAGAACGTATGATCGAATTGGCTTTCGAAGGAAAACGTTTCTGGGATCTTCGCCGTTGGTTGTTAGCTGAGACGGAGATGAACAGAGCCGTTAGAGCTTGGAATATCATGGGTACGGTTCCTGAAGATTATTACAATCTGATCACTTTATATAATCTGCAATTCAGCAAGAAAGAATATTTATGGCCGATCAGGCATGGTGAATTATTGAAAAATACTAATTTGGTTCAAAATCCAGGTTGGTAA